A genome region from Chengkuizengella sp. SCS-71B includes the following:
- a CDS encoding MFS transporter has product MKFKDFHINIKIRIIETFISRFIGSMIFPFMAIYLAQYYGQGITGLLLFINVIVGVVFNFFGGFISDRLGRRKIMMYAEIIRFFAFFTMMAFNSPWAESVLITFLMMTVNTICWGFSGPAHQAMLIDVSTPEQRKLMYSITYWANNLSIAIGGILGAFLFKDYLFELLIGLTLASLVTVSLIVFFIKESYFPNQQENTSFHILEIFDAYKMVFKDRLFIWFVVAGILVLSMEFNLTNFIAIRLSEEMTNQYFLNWEIQGIQMLGILRTENTILVALFAIFAAKFIERFKEKNVLIIGCLMFVVGYGVISFSNNIWLLFIMMIIATVGEVIRVPVEQSSMAALPPDDARSSYMAIKGMSFNLSMLISSIVVALGAFLPSFVMAIIITCIGLLGTSIYYFIFDKVQLRVNAK; this is encoded by the coding sequence ATGAAATTTAAAGATTTTCATATTAATATTAAAATTCGTATTATTGAAACATTTATCAGTAGGTTCATAGGTAGTATGATATTTCCGTTTATGGCAATTTATCTTGCACAATATTATGGGCAAGGGATTACTGGATTGTTGCTTTTTATTAATGTTATTGTTGGGGTTGTATTTAATTTCTTTGGTGGTTTTATTTCTGATCGTTTAGGACGAAGAAAAATTATGATGTATGCGGAGATCATCAGGTTTTTTGCATTTTTTACGATGATGGCTTTTAACTCTCCTTGGGCTGAATCGGTTTTGATTACATTTTTAATGATGACTGTAAACACGATTTGTTGGGGATTTTCTGGACCAGCACATCAAGCTATGTTAATCGATGTAAGTACACCTGAACAGCGAAAGCTTATGTATTCAATAACCTATTGGGCAAACAATTTATCAATTGCTATAGGTGGAATTTTAGGTGCTTTTTTATTCAAAGATTATCTGTTCGAATTGTTAATTGGCTTGACATTGGCTTCTCTAGTTACTGTTTCATTGATCGTGTTTTTTATAAAAGAGAGTTATTTTCCAAATCAACAAGAAAATACCTCCTTTCACATATTGGAGATATTTGATGCTTATAAGATGGTATTTAAAGATCGCTTGTTCATTTGGTTTGTAGTAGCAGGAATTTTGGTTTTATCCATGGAATTTAATTTAACGAATTTTATTGCTATTCGTTTAAGTGAAGAAATGACAAATCAATATTTCCTAAATTGGGAGATTCAAGGAATTCAAATGTTAGGTATTTTAAGAACAGAAAATACAATTTTAGTTGCATTATTTGCAATATTTGCTGCAAAGTTTATTGAGAGATTTAAGGAGAAAAACGTTCTAATAATAGGTTGTTTAATGTTTGTTGTTGGGTATGGTGTGATTTCTTTTTCAAATAACATTTGGCTTTTATTTATTATGATGATAATTGCTACGGTTGGAGAAGTGATTAGAGTTCCTGTTGAACAATCAAGTATGGCTGCACTCCCACCTGATGATGCTAGAAGTTCATATATGGCTATAAAAGGAATGAGTTTTAATCTAAGCATGTTGATTTCATCTATCGTAGTAGCTTTAGGTGCATTTTTACCCTCTTTTGTAATGGCAATTATTATTACTTGCATTGGACTTCTAGGTACATCCATATATTATTTTATATTTGATAAAGTACAGTTGCGAGTAAATGCAAAGTGA
- a CDS encoding GNAT family N-acetyltransferase produces MKRKKRLVIFNLVLSSFLFVFRIILLIVTIQYFTNNRVGVVHSLEVPPRIFEQFTIQIFPLLLYLLLSIAMAINERRKRQSSDISGISHLVYKGSPDVEDYLNVRKITGLSEKSEKGAKLGLKNTVCAISIYHDYNLIGMGRIIGDKGCFYQIVDVAVDPNYQGQGFGKLIMNELTTYLDENAPNGAYVSLIADEPADKLYEKYGFKYTYPASHGMYKLSQRSEEV; encoded by the coding sequence TTGAAAAGGAAAAAGAGGCTAGTTATTTTTAATTTAGTATTGTCATCATTTTTATTTGTATTTCGAATAATTCTGCTTATAGTTACAATACAATATTTCACTAATAATCGTGTTGGAGTCGTACATAGTTTGGAAGTGCCACCAAGAATATTTGAGCAGTTCACCATTCAAATTTTTCCATTGTTACTTTATTTGCTATTATCTATTGCTATGGCTATAAACGAGAGAAGGAAGCGACAATCAAGTGATATAAGTGGAATCTCTCATCTTGTTTATAAAGGCTCTCCCGATGTAGAAGACTACTTAAACGTAAGAAAAATTACAGGATTAAGTGAGAAAAGTGAAAAAGGAGCTAAACTTGGACTGAAAAATACAGTTTGTGCTATATCAATCTATCATGACTATAATTTGATCGGTATGGGTAGAATCATTGGAGATAAAGGTTGCTTCTATCAAATTGTAGATGTTGCTGTAGATCCAAATTATCAAGGTCAAGGATTCGGGAAATTGATTATGAATGAACTTACGACTTATTTAGACGAAAATGCACCCAATGGTGCTTATGTAAGTTTAATCGCAGATGAACCGGCAGACAAATTATATGAGAAATACGGGTTTAAATACACTTATCCAGCTTCTCATGGTATGTATAAATTGTCCCAAAGAAGTGAAGAGGTATAG